A stretch of Lathyrus oleraceus cultivar Zhongwan6 chromosome 6, CAAS_Psat_ZW6_1.0, whole genome shotgun sequence DNA encodes these proteins:
- the LOC127091095 gene encoding uncharacterized protein LOC127091095 isoform X1, whose amino-acid sequence MSIKSFQSNSKEAGNEMSLISNPNPKQSSFCLKWPWDALNPNPKIPQNPNPKIPQNPNPCNNFEPPWLFRSLQNLGSLAFNFANSLSNSSTSQTRNSLEPNKKLNLTWNKKKGTPNGLEQAEAEQRAFAAALASDKEATLLEFYSPKCRLCNSLVNFVLEMETRNTHWLNVVMADAENEKWLPELLNYDVSYVPCFVLIDNKGRALAKSGVPNSRLHVIAGLSHLLKMKRPQQNK is encoded by the exons ATGTCCATAAAATCCTTTCAGTCTAATTCCAAAGAGGCAGGGAATGAAATGAGTTTGATTTCGAATCCTAATCCTAAGCAATCTTCTTTTTGTCTGAAATGGCCATGGGATGCTTTAAACCCTAACCCTAAAATCCCCCAAAACCCTAACCCTAAAATCCCCCAAAACCCTAACCCCTGCAACAACTTTGAGCCTCCTTGGTTATTCAGGTCTCTCCAAAACCTTGGATCATTAGCTTTTAATTTTGCCAATTCtctttcaaattcttcaacttctcAAACTCGAAATTCCTTGGAACCTAACAAGAAATTGAATTTGACATGGAACAAGAAGAAAGGGACTCCCAATGGTTTGGAGCAGGCAGAGGCTGAGCAGCGAGCGTTTGCTGCCGCTCTGGCAAGTGATAAGGAGGCGACCTTGCTCGAGTTTTACTCACCCAAATGCAGGCTCTGTAATTCATTGGTTAATTTTGTTTTGGAAATGGAAACAAGGAACACTCACTGGCTTAATGTTGTCATGGCTGATGCTGAGAATGAGAAGTGGCTACCAGAG CTCCTTAATTATGATGTTAGTTATGTCCCCTGCTTTGTGCTTATTGACAACAAAGGAAGGGCCCTGGCTAAGTCGGGTGTCCCAAATAGCCGGTTACATGTTATAGCTGGACTATCACATCTTCTCAAAATGAAGCGTCCTCAACAAAACAAATAG
- the LOC127091095 gene encoding uncharacterized protein LOC127091095 isoform X2: protein MSIKSFQSNSKEAGNEMSLISNPNPKQSSFCLKWPWDALNPNPKIPQNPNPKIPQNPNPCNNFEPPWLFRSLQNLGSLAFNFANSLSNSSTSQTRNSLEPNKKLNLTWNKKKGTPNGLEQAEAEQRAFAAALASDKEATLLEFYSPKCRLCNSLVNFVLEMETRNTHWLNVVMADAENEKWLPECSSLIMMLVMSPALCLLTTKEGPWLSRVSQIAGYML, encoded by the exons ATGTCCATAAAATCCTTTCAGTCTAATTCCAAAGAGGCAGGGAATGAAATGAGTTTGATTTCGAATCCTAATCCTAAGCAATCTTCTTTTTGTCTGAAATGGCCATGGGATGCTTTAAACCCTAACCCTAAAATCCCCCAAAACCCTAACCCTAAAATCCCCCAAAACCCTAACCCCTGCAACAACTTTGAGCCTCCTTGGTTATTCAGGTCTCTCCAAAACCTTGGATCATTAGCTTTTAATTTTGCCAATTCtctttcaaattcttcaacttctcAAACTCGAAATTCCTTGGAACCTAACAAGAAATTGAATTTGACATGGAACAAGAAGAAAGGGACTCCCAATGGTTTGGAGCAGGCAGAGGCTGAGCAGCGAGCGTTTGCTGCCGCTCTGGCAAGTGATAAGGAGGCGACCTTGCTCGAGTTTTACTCACCCAAATGCAGGCTCTGTAATTCATTGGTTAATTTTGTTTTGGAAATGGAAACAAGGAACACTCACTGGCTTAATGTTGTCATGGCTGATGCTGAGAATGAGAAGTGGCTACCAGAG TGCAGCTCCTTAATTATGATGTTAGTTATGTCCCCTGCTTTGTGCTTATTGACAACAAAGGAAGGGCCCTGGCTAAGTCGGGTGTCCCAAATAGCCGGTTACATGTTATAG